In the uncultured Trichococcus sp. genome, one interval contains:
- a CDS encoding tetratricopeptide repeat protein, whose amino-acid sequence MKLVGINVSLLCVFLIIAGVAVSQAEEASYLQNQVQCGERAQELLNDGKDAEAAGVLKQGVKKFPGSDWLRSLYGRALFSEGKLDEAEDQFQQALEINKENPVARMLIKEIRLTKDALKDREMNELVNLGMDKAGDLAVIVIGVWLGTLMTMMSGRMARLFIRSNFEKALRRKDWDVVTDILENLIANWRKPELRKNMEMMLARMSQEEVEKIIINYVDVQKHEDELLFFLRKLHAKRG is encoded by the coding sequence ATGAAATTAGTTGGCATTAATGTCTCTCTGCTCTGCGTCTTTTTGATTATTGCGGGAGTTGCTGTTTCCCAGGCTGAAGAAGCTAGCTATTTGCAGAACCAAGTGCAATGCGGAGAACGGGCGCAAGAATTGCTTAATGATGGGAAGGACGCTGAGGCTGCCGGAGTGCTTAAGCAGGGCGTCAAAAAGTTTCCGGGTTCTGATTGGCTTCGTAGTTTGTATGGGCGCGCCCTGTTTTCTGAAGGCAAGCTGGACGAGGCCGAGGACCAGTTCCAGCAGGCCCTGGAGATCAACAAGGAAAATCCCGTGGCCCGGATGCTGATCAAGGAAATCCGCCTGACCAAGGACGCCCTCAAGGACCGCGAGATGAACGAGCTGGTCAATCTGGGCATGGACAAGGCCGGGGATCTCGCGGTCATCGTCATCGGCGTCTGGCTCGGCACGCTGATGACCATGATGTCGGGCCGGATGGCGAGGCTCTTCATTCGCTCGAATTTCGAAAAGGCCCTGCGCCGGAAGGACTGGGACGTGGTCACCGACATCCTGGAAAACCTCATCGCCAACTGGCGCAAGCCCGAGCTGCGCAAGAACATGGAAATGATGCTGGCGAGGATGTCGCAGGAAGAAGTGGAAAAGATCATCATCAATTACGTCGACGTGCAGAAGCATGAAGACGAATTGCTGTTTTTCTTGCGCAAGCTGCATGCGAAGCGGGGATAG
- a CDS encoding caspase family protein produces the protein MRKFYVCVGVLALLLLVGCVRKQTFVSSYYPDTSPANAAIFIQRATAAPQFQGKVSLDEVTGGVSLAFQQMGAKVVGTKEESDYTVNTKVINLTDIFDNIVHVTIEIDPSFGGKAVYLGKYAGEAFTQSSSISTISRGIVLARAEIFGSINKHYNEEAPTKMAAAPAVEMPLPSTPAAVARPIALNVAMDKRYALVIGNGRYSASPLKNPGRDAQDVSFALRRLGFTVLQKNDASLREMEQAMDMLHDNLKGGGVGLFYYAGHGIQVDGKNYLIPTDAKISSESDVKYECVDAGRILGKMEDAGNGMNIVILDACRNNPFARSFRSASRGLVRMDAPTGSILAYSTAPGSVAADGTGRNGIYTKHLLQYMLTPGLDLNSVFIRTRMDVIKETGGKQVPWESSSLTGLFYFAGQEAKEVQ, from the coding sequence GTGAGGAAGTTTTACGTGTGTGTCGGGGTGCTGGCTCTGCTTTTGTTGGTCGGATGTGTGCGCAAGCAGACGTTTGTCTCATCCTATTACCCCGATACCTCCCCGGCGAATGCGGCGATATTCATTCAAAGGGCCACGGCAGCGCCTCAGTTTCAGGGGAAAGTCAGCCTGGACGAAGTGACCGGCGGCGTGAGCCTGGCTTTTCAGCAGATGGGGGCCAAGGTCGTCGGCACCAAGGAAGAGTCGGATTATACGGTGAACACCAAAGTCATCAATCTGACGGATATTTTTGACAACATCGTCCACGTCACCATTGAGATCGATCCCAGCTTCGGCGGCAAGGCCGTGTATCTTGGGAAATACGCAGGTGAGGCATTTACGCAGTCGTCATCCATCAGCACGATTTCGCGAGGAATCGTCCTGGCGAGAGCGGAGATTTTCGGCTCCATAAACAAACATTACAATGAAGAGGCGCCCACGAAGATGGCCGCCGCTCCCGCCGTGGAGATGCCGCTTCCGAGCACGCCCGCCGCTGTGGCCAGACCGATTGCGCTCAATGTCGCCATGGACAAGCGCTATGCCCTGGTCATCGGCAACGGCAGGTATTCCGCCAGCCCGTTGAAGAACCCGGGCCGGGACGCGCAGGACGTCTCCTTCGCCCTGCGTCGGCTGGGGTTCACCGTCCTGCAGAAGAACGACGCCAGCCTGCGCGAGATGGAGCAGGCCATGGACATGCTCCACGACAACCTGAAAGGCGGCGGCGTGGGCCTCTTCTACTACGCCGGTCACGGCATCCAGGTCGACGGCAAGAACTACCTGATCCCCACCGACGCCAAGATATCCTCCGAGTCCGACGTGAAGTACGAATGCGTGGACGCGGGCCGCATCCTCGGCAAGATGGAGGACGCGGGCAACGGCATGAACATCGTCATCCTCGACGCCTGCCGCAACAACCCCTTTGCCCGGAGCTTCCGCTCGGCCAGCCGGGGCCTGGTCCGCATGGACGCGCCCACGGGGTCCATTCTCGCCTATTCCACCGCCCCGGGCTCGGTGGCCGCGGACGGCACGGGACGCAACGGCATCTATACCAAGCACCTGCTGCAATACATGCTGACCCCCGGGCTGGACCTGAACAGCGTCTTCATCCGCACCCGCATGGACGTCATCAAGGAGACCGGGGGCAAGCAGGTCCCCTGGGAATCGTCGTCCCTGACCGGGCTTTTCTATTTTGCTGGACAAGAAGCCAAAGAGGTACAATAG
- a CDS encoding caspase family protein, translating to MLHRCNVIILMSFILLGCVANGSYKAESLQHIKSKHADMVESYKYGVKSEQSYSEVAKESIEEAGESVHEGMGDYYLLAIGIDRYKNLPNLRTASGDARSVASVLKEKYGFKVSVLLNPTRAEILKSIERYRKMLRPSSNLVIYFAGHGWLDQQAQQGYWLPSDAHIDSSVNWVAADTITSSIRAMQAKHVLIISDSCYSGTLTRGIVIKSQEPDRIQKLAKKKARIVLSSGGIEPVVDSFAGSKNSVFCKALLDTLNINNGVLEGVDLYSMVRKKVTTQSEQIPEYGDIRNSGHDGGDFLFIPVSPPQ from the coding sequence ATGCTTCATAGATGCAACGTGATAATTTTAATGTCGTTTATTCTTTTAGGGTGTGTTGCAAATGGGAGCTATAAGGCGGAAAGTTTGCAGCATATTAAGAGCAAGCATGCCGATATGGTCGAGAGCTATAAATATGGAGTGAAGAGTGAGCAATCTTATAGTGAAGTAGCAAAAGAATCAATTGAAGAAGCGGGCGAGTCAGTCCACGAGGGTATGGGGGACTATTATCTCTTAGCCATAGGCATCGATCGGTATAAAAATTTGCCCAATTTGAGGACGGCGAGTGGCGATGCCCGGTCTGTTGCATCAGTTCTCAAAGAGAAGTACGGCTTTAAAGTAAGCGTGCTTTTAAACCCTACTCGCGCTGAAATACTTAAATCGATTGAGCGGTATCGCAAGATGCTTCGCCCAAGCAGCAACCTTGTCATTTATTTTGCAGGGCATGGTTGGCTGGATCAACAAGCGCAGCAGGGATATTGGCTTCCTTCTGACGCCCATATTGATAGCAGTGTAAATTGGGTTGCTGCCGATACGATCACTTCATCCATTCGCGCTATGCAAGCCAAGCATGTCCTCATTATTTCAGACAGTTGTTATTCCGGCACACTTACGCGTGGTATTGTTATTAAATCTCAAGAGCCTGATCGTATTCAGAAGCTCGCAAAGAAAAAGGCGCGGATAGTGTTGTCCTCTGGTGGCATCGAGCCGGTCGTCGATTCTTTTGCTGGTTCCAAAAATTCAGTATTTTGCAAGGCTCTGCTTGATACGCTGAATATAAATAATGGCGTTCTGGAAGGTGTTGATCTTTATTCAATGGTTCGAAAAAAAGTAACAACGCAAAGCGAACAAATTCCTGAGTATGGTGATATTAGAAATTCTGGACATGATGGGGGAGACTTCTTGTTCATTCCTGTCTCACCGCCGCAATGA
- a CDS encoding SpoIID/LytB domain-containing protein — protein sequence SQTVTLRATGGEGVCIDGGACRPALVVKPAGSYCSVDGSVVRQPSITMRSAGPIAVSMDGKAKTVRGELSLQVVSGKLSVLNRVNIEDYLRSVVPAESYASWPVETLKAQAVAARTYAYYQKLHRTGRDYDVRADTYDQMYGGVERETKRTDGAVQATAGMVLNHGGKPILSQYTANSGGHTADAGAVFGTPKPYLVAHADPASLEGKMASWKRSYSTGEIVQALRKIGVEATGLTAIEPAVTGPSGRLVKVRLRHAKGSTVVRTRTTLASSRVLNLPEVLMDVEKQGDRYVFRGHGHGHGVGYSQWGAAELGGRMDHQRILEFYYPHTVIEKMWK from the coding sequence GAGCCAGACCGTCACCCTGCGCGCCACCGGCGGGGAGGGCGTCTGCATCGACGGCGGCGCGTGCCGCCCGGCCCTCGTCGTCAAGCCCGCCGGGAGCTATTGCTCGGTGGACGGCTCGGTCGTCCGGCAGCCGTCCATAACCATGCGGTCGGCAGGGCCCATCGCCGTGTCCATGGACGGCAAGGCCAAGACGGTGCGGGGAGAGCTTTCCCTCCAGGTCGTCAGCGGCAAGCTGAGCGTGCTCAACCGCGTGAACATCGAGGACTACCTCCGCTCCGTGGTCCCGGCGGAGTCCTATGCGTCCTGGCCCGTGGAGACGCTCAAGGCCCAGGCGGTCGCCGCCAGGACCTATGCCTATTACCAGAAGCTGCACCGCACCGGGCGCGACTACGACGTCCGAGCCGACACCTATGACCAGATGTACGGCGGCGTGGAACGGGAAACCAAGCGCACTGACGGGGCCGTGCAGGCGACCGCAGGGATGGTCCTGAATCACGGCGGCAAGCCCATTCTTTCGCAGTATACGGCCAACAGCGGCGGCCATACCGCGGACGCCGGGGCCGTTTTCGGCACGCCCAAGCCGTACCTGGTGGCCCACGCCGACCCGGCCAGCCTGGAAGGCAAGATGGCCTCCTGGAAGCGGAGTTATTCCACCGGGGAGATCGTCCAGGCGCTGCGCAAGATCGGCGTGGAGGCGACCGGCCTGACCGCCATCGAACCGGCGGTGACCGGCCCCTCGGGCAGGCTGGTGAAGGTGCGCCTGCGCCACGCCAAGGGGTCCACCGTGGTCCGGACCCGCACGACCCTGGCGAGCTCGCGCGTCCTCAATCTGCCCGAGGTGCTGATGGACGTGGAAAAGCAGGGCGACCGGTACGTCTTCCGGGGCCACGGCCACGGCCACGGCGTGGGCTACTCCCAATGGGGAGCGGCGGAGCTGGGCGGCAGGATGGATCATCAGCGGATACTGGAGTTCTATTATCCGCATACGGTTATTGAGAAAATGTGGAAATAG